One window from the genome of Micromonospora aurantiaca ATCC 27029 encodes:
- a CDS encoding WGR domain-containing protein, producing MSQETTYLELSEVDGGAHKFYEVVVDDTAMTVRYGRIGDQGQVKTSTYPDNTRARAAAAKKIGEKVRKGYAPAVPGVRQKRTVSRRQIVSTRSTARTAPVLWRYVSGAPAFGIFVDDRHCMVGNEHGVITTLDHDARLVNQVRLPDGVKCIVADDAWVYAGCDDGNVYDLSGKVPRAAYAIAPEIDIYWLDIHDGVLGVSDRDGGISAIDHEDEFLWRRPGRGRSAWMVRCDADALYHGHSQGVTGYDWRTGRELWHTGTGAVLFGWQERDAVFAGTGTREVVRLRKDGRAEQVYRCDSAVFSCATAEGGRYVFAGDSASSIYCFDQAGNRLWKLGTGCGSAYSMQYHDNRLYVVTTSGYLACIDASEAAIRAAEAGSVPDVVDVKAPARMPETAAWTSVEVTTDDRDGVLVQCVEQGGRLRVHVLADGYRRDWSVQFPKGIREPGARYLVTEVRESGRGGFYRAYGDIRRLR from the coding sequence ATGTCCCAGGAGACGACCTACCTCGAACTGTCCGAAGTGGATGGCGGAGCGCACAAGTTCTACGAGGTGGTGGTCGACGACACCGCGATGACAGTGCGCTACGGGCGGATCGGCGACCAGGGCCAGGTGAAGACGAGCACCTACCCGGACAACACCCGCGCCCGCGCCGCCGCCGCGAAGAAGATCGGCGAGAAGGTCCGCAAGGGGTACGCCCCGGCGGTGCCCGGCGTACGCCAGAAGCGGACGGTGTCGCGCCGGCAGATCGTCAGCACCCGCTCGACCGCCCGCACCGCCCCGGTCCTCTGGCGGTACGTCTCGGGCGCGCCCGCCTTCGGCATCTTCGTCGACGACCGGCACTGCATGGTCGGCAACGAGCACGGCGTGATCACCACACTCGACCACGACGCCCGGCTGGTCAACCAGGTCCGGCTGCCCGACGGGGTGAAGTGCATCGTCGCCGACGACGCCTGGGTCTACGCCGGCTGCGACGACGGCAACGTCTACGACCTGTCCGGCAAGGTGCCGCGCGCGGCGTACGCGATCGCGCCCGAGATCGACATCTACTGGCTGGACATCCACGACGGCGTGCTGGGCGTGTCCGACCGCGACGGCGGCATCTCCGCGATCGACCACGAGGACGAGTTCCTCTGGCGCCGGCCGGGGCGGGGCCGGTCGGCGTGGATGGTGCGCTGCGACGCCGACGCGCTCTACCACGGCCACTCGCAGGGGGTCACCGGTTACGACTGGCGCACCGGGCGCGAGCTGTGGCACACCGGCACCGGCGCGGTCCTTTTCGGCTGGCAGGAGCGGGACGCCGTCTTCGCCGGCACGGGCACCCGCGAGGTGGTGCGCCTGCGCAAGGACGGCCGGGCCGAGCAGGTCTACCGCTGCGACTCGGCGGTCTTCTCCTGCGCCACCGCCGAGGGCGGCCGGTACGTGTTCGCCGGTGACAGCGCCTCCTCGATCTACTGCTTCGACCAGGCCGGCAACCGGCTGTGGAAGCTCGGCACCGGCTGCGGCTCGGCGTACTCGATGCAGTACCACGACAACCGGCTCTACGTGGTCACCACGAGCGGCTACCTGGCCTGCATCGACGCGAGCGAGGCGGCGATCCGGGCGGCCGAGGCGGGCAGCGTGCCCGACGTGGTCGATGTCAAGGCGCCGGCGCGGATGCCCGAGACGGCCGCCTGGACGTCGGTCGAGGTGACCACCGACGACCGCGACGGCGTGCTGGTGCAGTGCGTCGAGCAGGGCGGCCGGCTGCGGGTGCACGTTCTCGCCGACGGTTACCGGCGGGACTGGTCGGTGCAGTTCCCCAAGGGCATCCGCGAGCCGGGCGCGCGTTACCTGGTCACCGAGGTCCGCGAGTCCGGCCGGGGCGGCTTCTACCGCGCATACGGGGACATCCGCCGGCTGCGCTGA
- a CDS encoding aminoglycoside phosphotransferase family protein, whose product MRCDIPDGLRWVEQTEAGRAWLAELPGRLAHCVARWELTVGPPFAYAFASLALPATLPDGTRAVLKLQYPDDDSVHEATALAHWDGRGAIRLLAHDADRRALLVERCDPGTPLHSLAADAALDVAVGLLPGLAVPAGEPFTPLAEEAAGWAERMPGNWRRAGCPYERRLLDTALGLLAELAPSQGEQVLVNQDLHAGNILAAGREPWLVIDPKPLVGEREFTVVPLVRGAELGHSPAAVRHRLDRLSAELGLDRERVRGWAIGQTVAWSIGGDQVFPGNVEAARWLLDEM is encoded by the coding sequence ATGCGGTGCGACATTCCTGACGGGCTGCGCTGGGTCGAGCAGACCGAGGCCGGCCGGGCGTGGCTCGCGGAGCTGCCCGGCCGGCTGGCCCACTGCGTCGCGCGGTGGGAGCTGACGGTCGGCCCGCCGTTCGCGTACGCGTTCGCCTCGCTGGCGCTGCCCGCGACACTCCCCGACGGCACCCGGGCGGTGCTGAAGCTCCAGTACCCGGACGACGACAGCGTCCACGAGGCAACGGCGCTGGCGCACTGGGACGGGCGCGGCGCGATCCGGCTGCTCGCCCACGACGCCGATCGGCGCGCACTGCTGGTCGAGCGGTGCGACCCCGGCACGCCGCTGCACTCGCTGGCCGCCGACGCGGCGCTCGACGTCGCGGTCGGCCTGCTACCGGGGCTCGCGGTGCCGGCCGGTGAACCGTTCACGCCGCTGGCCGAGGAGGCGGCCGGCTGGGCGGAGCGGATGCCTGGTAACTGGCGACGGGCCGGCTGCCCGTACGAGCGGCGCCTGCTCGACACCGCGCTCGGGCTGCTCGCCGAGCTGGCGCCGAGCCAGGGTGAGCAGGTGCTCGTCAACCAGGACCTGCATGCCGGCAACATCCTGGCCGCCGGGCGCGAACCGTGGCTGGTGATCGACCCGAAGCCGCTGGTCGGCGAGCGGGAGTTCACGGTGGTGCCACTCGTGCGCGGCGCGGAGCTGGGTCACTCCCCGGCGGCGGTCCGGCACCGGCTCGACCGGCTCAGCGCCGAGCTGGGCCTCGACCGGGAGCGGGTACGCGGCTGGGCGATCGGCCAGACGGTGGCCTGGAGCATCGGCGGCGACCAGGTCTTCCCCGGAAACGTCGAGGCGGCCCGCTGGCTGCTCGACGAGATGTGA
- a CDS encoding Fpg/Nei family DNA glycosylase, translating to MPEGHTIHRLAARHAELFAGDKVHADSPQGRFAEGAARLSGTVLDGTEAYGKHLLHHYAGELTLHVHLGLYGKFADGPGEPPAPVGQLRLRLHSDRHWLELRGPTACELLTPPEVAALRDRLGPDPLRADADPDRAYARIRRSPTPLAALLLDQSVVAGTGLIFVTEALFRAGLPPLLPGRELTPAGWAELWADLVMLMTRAVERGRIDTVRDADLPEVTGRAPRVDRHGGEVYVYRRPGAPCHVCGTPVSRGALAGRNLYWCPTCQAG from the coding sequence GTGCCAGAGGGACACACCATCCACCGCCTCGCCGCCCGGCACGCCGAGCTGTTCGCGGGCGACAAGGTGCACGCCGACAGCCCGCAGGGGCGCTTCGCCGAGGGCGCGGCCCGCCTGAGCGGCACCGTCCTGGACGGCACCGAGGCGTACGGCAAGCACCTGCTGCACCACTACGCGGGCGAGTTGACGCTGCACGTACACCTGGGTCTGTACGGGAAGTTCGCCGACGGGCCGGGGGAGCCGCCGGCCCCGGTCGGGCAGCTGCGGCTGCGCCTGCACAGCGACCGGCACTGGCTGGAGCTGCGCGGCCCGACCGCCTGCGAGCTGCTGACCCCGCCCGAGGTGGCGGCGCTGCGCGACCGGCTCGGGCCGGACCCGCTGCGCGCCGACGCCGACCCGGACCGGGCGTACGCCCGGATCCGCCGCAGTCCCACCCCGCTGGCCGCGCTGCTGCTCGACCAGTCGGTGGTGGCCGGCACCGGCCTGATCTTCGTGACCGAGGCGCTGTTCCGGGCCGGCCTGCCGCCGCTGCTGCCCGGCCGGGAGCTGACGCCGGCCGGCTGGGCCGAGCTCTGGGCGGACCTGGTGATGCTGATGACCCGCGCGGTCGAGCGGGGCCGCATCGACACCGTGCGCGACGCCGACCTGCCGGAGGTGACCGGCCGTGCGCCGCGCGTCGACAGGCACGGCGGCGAGGTGTACGTCTACCGCCGCCCCGGCGCGCCCTGCCACGTCTGCGGCACCCCGGTCAGCCGGGGCGCGCTCGCGGGACGCAACCTCTACTGGTGCCCCACCTGCCAGGCGGGCTGA